A DNA window from bacterium contains the following coding sequences:
- a CDS encoding aldehyde dehydrogenase family protein has protein sequence MAVAEGLEVAGFLKAQPKKLFIGGKWVESASGRTFATIDPSNGEVLATVAEAGAEDVDRAVAAARRAHDRGVWRDLPPAERARALWRAGDLIEERATEFAQLESLDNGMPINDAMLFHVPLTAATFRYYAGWVTKLDGGTQQTSFPGKYLSYTLREPVGVVAQIIPWNFPLLMASWKVAPALACGNAVVLKPSEETPLSALLLAEILEEAEIPAGVFNVVPGRGETAGARLAAHPDVDKIAFTGSTEVGKLIAKASAESNLKRVSLELGGKSPNIVFADADLARAVSGAFLGIFFNQGQVCSAGSRLFIQEKVYEQTVDELSKSVRDLRLGPGIDPMTQMGPLVSKTQMERVLGYIGDGNQEGARLVTGGGREDALPAGYFVKPTVFADVDGRMRIAQEEIFGPVVAAIPFSSEEDLVAKANRSVYGLVAGVWTNDVKRAHRVAHALQAGTVYVNCYHVADPATPWGGYKQSGWGRELGPYALDLYTEIKNVIVDIA, from the coding sequence ATGGCCGTCGCCGAAGGTCTCGAAGTCGCCGGCTTCCTGAAGGCGCAACCAAAGAAGCTCTTCATCGGCGGGAAGTGGGTGGAGTCGGCCTCCGGCAGGACGTTCGCCACCATCGACCCGTCCAACGGGGAGGTTCTCGCCACGGTGGCGGAGGCGGGCGCCGAGGACGTCGACCGTGCGGTCGCCGCCGCCCGGCGGGCCCACGACCGCGGCGTGTGGCGCGACCTGCCGCCGGCGGAACGAGCCAGGGCGTTGTGGCGCGCGGGCGACCTGATCGAGGAGCGGGCCACCGAATTCGCCCAGCTCGAAAGCCTCGACAACGGCATGCCGATCAACGACGCCATGCTCTTCCACGTCCCTCTCACCGCCGCCACCTTCCGCTACTACGCGGGGTGGGTGACCAAGCTCGACGGCGGGACGCAGCAGACCTCGTTCCCGGGCAAGTACCTGAGCTACACGTTGCGGGAGCCGGTGGGCGTGGTGGCCCAGATCATCCCGTGGAATTTCCCTTTGTTGATGGCCAGTTGGAAGGTCGCGCCGGCGCTCGCCTGCGGGAACGCGGTGGTCTTGAAACCTTCCGAGGAAACGCCGTTGAGCGCGCTCCTGCTGGCGGAGATATTGGAAGAGGCGGAGATCCCCGCCGGCGTCTTCAACGTCGTTCCGGGTCGGGGCGAGACGGCCGGGGCGCGGCTGGCGGCGCATCCGGATGTCGACAAGATCGCGTTCACAGGGTCGACCGAGGTCGGGAAGTTGATCGCGAAGGCCTCGGCGGAGAGCAATCTCAAGCGCGTCAGCCTCGAGCTCGGCGGTAAGTCGCCCAACATCGTCTTCGCCGACGCCGACCTGGCGCGAGCCGTGTCGGGGGCGTTCCTCGGGATCTTCTTCAACCAGGGTCAGGTCTGCTCCGCCGGTTCGCGGCTGTTCATCCAGGAAAAGGTGTACGAGCAAACGGTCGACGAGCTGAGCAAGAGCGTCCGGGACCTGCGCCTCGGGCCCGGGATCGACCCCATGACGCAGATGGGACCGCTCGTCTCGAAGACGCAGATGGAGCGGGTGCTCGGGTACATCGGCGACGGCAATCAAGAAGGGGCAAGGCTCGTCACCGGCGGCGGGCGGGAAGATGCCCTTCCTGCCGGCTACTTCGTCAAGCCGACGGTGTTCGCCGATGTCGACGGGCGCATGCGGATCGCGCAAGAGGAGATCTTCGGACCGGTCGTCGCGGCGATCCCGTTCAGCAGCGAGGAGGACCTGGTGGCGAAGGCCAACCGCAGCGTCTACGGGCTGGTCGCGGGGGTGTGGACCAACGATGTGAAGCGGGCGCATCGGGTGGCGCATGCGCTCCAGGCGGGGACGGTGTACGTCAACTGCTATCACGTCGCCGATCCGGCGACGCCGTGGGGCGGGTACAAGCAGAGCGGGTGGGGGCGGGAACTGGGTCCTTACGCCCTCGATCTCTATACCGAGATCAAGAACGTGATCGTGGACATCGCCTGA
- the malQ gene encoding 4-alpha-glucanotransferase, whose product MRRTSSSPDLDPGGEGAGDDSPSPDLSPGGEGIGRALRWGILPRYFGYRGDAVETQPQTQAAILAAMGAAAARPPRARRLAVPLDRCEPPPPRAWGWAAQVYAVRSRDSWGIGDLADLRRLGRWARGQGASLLLINPLSAQPPTASQEPCPYYASSRRFLNTLYLRVEEVPGADRCAAQLGPLRAAAQALNGHRLIDHDEVFRLKSQALEMIFRADPQPAGLAGWVKRQGRALVDYATFSAIAEVHGPAWRDWPSDLRHPRGEGVARRRHELADRVAYHRWVQFHLDRQLARAAREIGLVTDVPVGFAADGCDAWRWQDLLAPDLRVGAPPDFFFPDGQDWGMPPFDPWKLRRARFEPFLETLRSTARHAAGLRLDHVMGLFRLFWIPGGATAAGGAYVRYPGAEMIALLARESRRANTFVVGEDLGLVEPSVRSRLRRAGVLSYRLLWFESSPPERWPRESVAAIGTHDLPTVAGIWNLTEPDERQHHLRRHLTDTTGLPDGTPPVEVAVAAYRKLAHARSRIVLAALEDALGVEERPNVPGTTTERPNWRLALPQSLEEIEQAGGARSIAEAMRAARRASARR is encoded by the coding sequence ATGCGGCGGACCTCCTCCTCACCGGACCTGGACCCGGGAGGAGAGGGCGCTGGAGACGATTCCCCCTCACCGGACCTCTCCCCGGGGGGAGAGGGCATCGGCCGCGCGCTGCGTTGGGGCATTCTGCCGAGGTATTTCGGCTACCGCGGCGACGCCGTCGAGACGCAGCCGCAGACCCAGGCGGCGATCCTCGCCGCGATGGGCGCGGCGGCCGCCCGCCCGCCGCGCGCTCGACGCCTGGCGGTGCCTTTGGACCGGTGCGAGCCTCCGCCTCCCCGCGCCTGGGGCTGGGCGGCCCAGGTTTACGCGGTGCGGTCCCGCGACAGCTGGGGCATCGGCGACCTCGCCGACCTCCGCCGCCTCGGCCGTTGGGCGCGCGGCCAGGGCGCATCGCTATTGCTCATCAATCCTCTCAGCGCCCAGCCGCCGACCGCCTCCCAGGAGCCGTGCCCTTACTACGCCTCATCGCGCCGGTTCCTGAACACCCTCTACCTGCGAGTGGAGGAGGTGCCCGGAGCCGACCGTTGCGCCGCTCAGCTCGGCCCGCTCCGCGCCGCGGCGCAGGCCCTGAACGGCCACCGGCTCATCGACCACGACGAGGTTTTCCGCCTCAAGTCGCAGGCGCTCGAGATGATCTTTCGAGCTGATCCGCAGCCCGCGGGACTGGCCGGTTGGGTCAAGCGGCAAGGCCGAGCCCTGGTGGATTACGCGACCTTCAGCGCCATCGCGGAGGTGCATGGACCCGCCTGGCGCGACTGGCCGTCCGACCTGCGCCATCCACGCGGCGAGGGGGTCGCCCGCCGGCGCCACGAGCTCGCCGATCGCGTGGCCTATCACCGGTGGGTGCAGTTCCACCTCGACCGCCAGCTCGCTCGCGCCGCCAGGGAGATCGGCCTCGTCACCGACGTACCGGTCGGATTCGCCGCCGACGGATGCGACGCCTGGCGTTGGCAGGACCTCCTGGCGCCCGACTTACGAGTCGGCGCGCCGCCGGATTTCTTCTTCCCTGACGGCCAGGACTGGGGCATGCCGCCCTTCGACCCCTGGAAGCTTCGGCGCGCGCGTTTCGAGCCGTTCCTCGAGACGCTGCGCAGCACCGCCAGGCATGCGGCGGGCCTGCGCCTCGACCACGTGATGGGTCTTTTCCGCCTGTTCTGGATCCCCGGCGGAGCGACCGCGGCGGGCGGCGCGTACGTGCGCTACCCCGGCGCCGAGATGATCGCCCTCCTCGCCCGGGAGAGCCGGCGCGCCAACACCTTCGTCGTCGGTGAGGACCTCGGCCTGGTCGAGCCATCCGTGCGGAGCCGTCTGCGGCGTGCCGGCGTGCTGTCCTACCGGCTCCTGTGGTTCGAGTCATCGCCACCCGAGCGCTGGCCGCGTGAGTCCGTCGCGGCCATCGGCACGCACGATCTGCCGACCGTGGCGGGGATCTGGAACCTCACCGAGCCCGACGAGCGCCAGCACCACCTCCGCCGCCACCTCACCGATACCACCGGCCTTCCCGACGGGACCCCGCCCGTCGAGGTCGCGGTCGCCGCCTACCGAAAGCTCGCCCACGCGCGATCGCGCATCGTGCTCGCGGCGCTGGAAGACGCGCTCGGCGTCGAGGAGCGGCCCAACGTTCCGGGGACGACGACCGAGCGACCGAACTGGCGGTTGGCGCTGCCGCAATCGCTCGAGGAGATCGAGCAGGCCGGCGGGGCGCGAAGCATCGCGGAGGCGATGCGCGCCGCGCGTCGCGCCTCCGCCCGCCGCTGA
- the acnA gene encoding aconitate hydratase AcnA, which produces MTINRSPLLGTDLDFYSLSALPKAGLHDPNRLPMTVKILLEGLIRLAEAGTAREESVAALAAWPAAPPQGADLPFLPARVLMQDFTGVPAVVDLAAMRSAMKRAGKDAGKVDPLVPVDLIIDHSVQVDAFGFRDAYTRNIEKEIERNFERYALLRWAQQAFHNFSLVPPGMGICHQVNLEYISKVVQIRDLGARKVAIPDTLMGTDSHTTMVNGLGVLGWGVGGIEAEAAMLGQPAYLATPRVVGVRFHGALPAGATATDLVLTLTERLRKHGVVEKFVEFCGDGLSSLAVPDRATMSNMCPEYGATSALFPVDAQTLRYLHITGRSHEQIDLVERYTKEQGLFRKDGDPIPEFSELLELDLSQVEPSLAGPKRPQDRASLPHVWESFTSAFGNGPEPSNDSLSRLTGEGGPVPDRGAVALAADPSAELDNGCVVIAAITSCTNTSNPSVMVAAGLLAKKAVELGLKVHPYVKTSLAPGSRVVTDYLEKADLMKPLEKLGFFLVGYGCTTCIGNSGPLSTPEVEATVTADNLSVVAVLSGNRNFESRIHPLVKASYLGSPPLVVAYALAGTVHIDLTKDPIGKTPDGKPVMLSELWPSPAEVSAVVQKVVQQDMFEREYSRIFEGDEHWKQMAAPTGPIFQWDEKSTYVKEPPYFEGFAPRPLPLPDIERARVLAVLGDSVTTDHISPAGSIPVDGPAGRYLIGHGVQRPDFNSFGSRRGNHEVMARGTFGNIRLRNKLVEREGYWTLYLGAEEEETTIFDASERYRSEGVPLIVIAGKEYGSGSSRDWAAKGPLLLGVRAVIAESFERIHRSNLVGMGVLPLEFARGENLQSLGLNGRERYTIRGLDANKPGQEVEVQAVADDGKETTFKTRSRVDNETESGYMHNGGILPLVLRELIAEA; this is translated from the coding sequence ATGACCATCAACCGCTCCCCACTCCTTGGCACCGACCTCGACTTCTATTCACTGAGCGCGCTGCCGAAGGCGGGCCTGCACGATCCCAACCGGCTGCCGATGACGGTCAAGATCCTGCTCGAAGGCCTCATCCGGCTGGCCGAAGCCGGCACCGCGCGCGAGGAGAGCGTGGCCGCGCTGGCGGCCTGGCCCGCCGCCCCGCCCCAGGGCGCCGACCTCCCGTTCCTGCCCGCGCGAGTCCTCATGCAGGACTTCACCGGCGTGCCCGCGGTCGTCGACCTGGCGGCCATGCGCTCGGCGATGAAGCGTGCCGGCAAGGACGCGGGCAAGGTCGACCCGCTCGTCCCGGTCGACCTGATCATCGACCACTCGGTGCAGGTGGACGCCTTCGGCTTCCGCGACGCCTACACGCGCAACATCGAAAAGGAGATCGAGCGCAACTTCGAGCGCTACGCCCTCCTGCGATGGGCGCAGCAGGCGTTTCACAACTTCTCGCTGGTCCCGCCGGGCATGGGCATCTGCCACCAGGTCAACCTCGAATACATCTCGAAGGTGGTGCAGATCCGCGACCTCGGGGCCCGCAAGGTCGCGATCCCCGACACCCTGATGGGAACCGACTCGCACACGACGATGGTCAACGGGCTCGGCGTGCTCGGCTGGGGCGTCGGCGGCATCGAGGCCGAGGCGGCGATGCTGGGCCAGCCCGCTTACCTCGCGACGCCGAGGGTGGTCGGAGTCCGCTTCCACGGCGCCCTGCCGGCCGGAGCGACCGCCACCGACCTCGTGCTCACGCTCACGGAGCGGCTGCGCAAGCACGGCGTGGTCGAGAAGTTCGTTGAATTTTGCGGCGACGGCCTGTCCAGCTTGGCGGTTCCCGACCGCGCCACCATGAGCAACATGTGCCCCGAGTACGGGGCCACGTCGGCGCTGTTCCCGGTCGACGCGCAGACGCTGCGCTACCTGCACATCACCGGCCGGAGCCACGAGCAGATCGACCTGGTCGAGCGCTACACCAAGGAACAGGGCTTGTTCCGCAAGGACGGCGACCCCATCCCTGAGTTCAGCGAGCTGCTGGAGCTCGACCTCAGCCAGGTCGAGCCGAGCCTGGCCGGCCCCAAGCGCCCGCAGGACCGCGCCTCGCTGCCGCACGTTTGGGAGAGCTTCACGTCGGCGTTTGGCAACGGCCCCGAGCCGAGCAACGATTCGCTCTCCCGTCTGACCGGTGAGGGCGGACCGGTCCCCGACCGCGGGGCGGTCGCCTTGGCCGCCGACCCCTCCGCCGAGCTCGACAACGGCTGCGTGGTGATCGCCGCGATCACGAGCTGCACCAACACCTCCAACCCGTCCGTGATGGTCGCCGCCGGCCTGCTGGCCAAGAAGGCCGTCGAGCTCGGCCTCAAGGTCCATCCCTACGTCAAGACCAGCCTCGCCCCCGGCTCGCGGGTGGTGACGGACTACCTGGAGAAGGCGGACCTCATGAAGCCGCTGGAGAAGCTCGGGTTCTTCCTGGTCGGATACGGATGCACGACATGCATCGGCAACTCGGGTCCGCTGTCGACCCCGGAGGTCGAGGCCACCGTGACCGCGGACAACCTGAGCGTCGTCGCCGTCCTGTCCGGCAACCGCAACTTCGAGTCCCGCATCCACCCGCTGGTGAAGGCCAGCTACCTCGGCTCGCCGCCCCTGGTGGTCGCATATGCCCTCGCCGGCACGGTCCACATCGACCTCACCAAGGACCCGATCGGCAAGACGCCGGACGGCAAGCCCGTGATGCTCTCGGAGCTGTGGCCTTCCCCGGCCGAGGTCAGCGCCGTCGTCCAGAAGGTCGTGCAGCAGGACATGTTCGAGCGCGAGTACTCCCGCATCTTCGAGGGCGACGAGCACTGGAAGCAGATGGCGGCGCCGACAGGGCCCATCTTTCAGTGGGACGAAAAGTCGACCTACGTCAAGGAGCCGCCGTACTTCGAGGGTTTCGCTCCGCGGCCGCTGCCGCTGCCCGATATCGAGAGGGCGCGCGTCCTTGCCGTCCTCGGCGACTCGGTGACGACCGACCACATCTCGCCCGCCGGCTCGATCCCCGTGGACGGTCCGGCCGGTCGCTACCTCATCGGGCACGGCGTTCAGAGGCCGGACTTCAACAGCTTCGGATCGCGCCGCGGCAACCACGAGGTCATGGCGCGCGGCACGTTCGGCAACATCCGCCTGCGCAACAAGCTGGTCGAGCGCGAGGGCTATTGGACCCTGTACCTGGGCGCCGAAGAAGAAGAAACGACGATTTTTGACGCCTCCGAACGCTATCGCTCCGAGGGTGTGCCCCTCATCGTGATCGCGGGCAAGGAGTACGGCTCTGGCTCCTCACGCGACTGGGCGGCCAAGGGTCCGCTCCTGCTGGGCGTGCGCGCGGTCATCGCCGAGAGCTTCGAGCGAATCCACCGCTCCAACCTGGTGGGTATGGGCGTCCTGCCGCTCGAGTTCGCGCGCGGCGAGAACCTGCAATCACTCGGCCTGAACGGCCGCGAGCGCTACACCATCCGTGGGCTCGACGCGAACAAGCCGGGCCAGGAGGTCGAGGTCCAAGCGGTCGCCGACGATGGCAAGGAGACCACGTTCAAGACTCGCTCACGCGTCGACAACGAGACCGAATCGGGCTACATGCACAATGGCGGCATCCTGCCGCTGGTGCTCAGAGAACTGATCGCGGAAGCCTGA
- a CDS encoding PucR family transcriptional regulator gives MVTRKEPEALVEPRPTVREVMRTGALANAKLVAGGEGLDRTVEWVRSMEQPEVQPRAGDLMFTTGFPIKDDPDAQIRLVGRIADSGGAGLVVRPQPYLRKLPPQMLAEADRLNVPLFTVGADVALIDLMAPLLERIINAEHWRLKRSIEIHRRFTELVLDGKGVSEICRTLAELLESAVVIEDASFHLLAHAGGSGDPHRKETILRQGTPQRVLYDPQIQRMLREIEAKRGPVKVPAFPHVGMSRERLIAPILAAGQVLGYISVLDHPPANEELAFMAIEQAALVLALAVAKERELSEVEGRVRGEFLEDLLHGTYGDEAAAQRRARHLGYPLHGHHIVMLVDIDDFRGFNRARQISEEAIQALKREFLRRVTGVVRTSYPRALVQGRSDSVVSLLPLGTEGGNHQARGHALGLQVKQSIADWKPGFTVSVGFSGPAEAPAGIASAQREVIAVMDSLARFKRWGQVIAVPELGLTGLLAAVTDERLIDYSRRHLGPLMEHDTARKGSLVPTLRAYLETGEQQQAAQRLRVHPNTLRYRLDRIREISGVDLEDPETRLNLAVALRVQALLGF, from the coding sequence ATGGTGACCAGGAAAGAGCCGGAGGCCCTGGTCGAGCCCCGGCCCACGGTGCGTGAGGTCATGCGCACGGGAGCGCTTGCCAACGCGAAGCTGGTCGCGGGCGGGGAGGGACTCGACCGCACGGTCGAATGGGTGCGTTCGATGGAGCAGCCCGAGGTCCAGCCGCGCGCGGGCGATCTCATGTTCACCACCGGCTTTCCGATCAAAGACGACCCCGACGCCCAGATCCGGCTGGTCGGGCGCATCGCCGATTCCGGAGGCGCGGGCCTGGTGGTCAGGCCGCAGCCGTATCTGCGCAAGCTCCCGCCCCAGATGCTGGCCGAAGCCGACCGGTTGAACGTCCCGCTGTTCACGGTCGGCGCCGACGTCGCGCTCATCGACCTCATGGCGCCGCTGCTCGAGCGCATCATCAACGCCGAACATTGGCGCCTCAAGCGCTCGATCGAGATCCACCGGCGATTCACCGAGCTGGTGCTCGACGGCAAGGGCGTGAGCGAGATCTGCCGCACCCTCGCCGAGCTGCTCGAGAGCGCCGTCGTGATCGAGGACGCCAGCTTCCATCTGCTCGCCCACGCCGGCGGGAGCGGCGACCCGCATCGCAAGGAGACGATCCTCCGCCAGGGCACGCCGCAGCGGGTCCTGTACGACCCGCAAATCCAGCGCATGCTGCGGGAGATCGAGGCCAAGCGTGGCCCGGTCAAGGTGCCCGCGTTCCCACACGTCGGGATGTCCCGCGAGCGCCTGATCGCGCCCATCCTGGCCGCCGGCCAGGTACTCGGCTACATCTCAGTCCTCGATCACCCGCCGGCCAACGAGGAGCTCGCATTCATGGCCATCGAGCAGGCGGCCCTGGTCCTGGCGCTGGCGGTGGCCAAGGAGCGCGAGCTGTCCGAGGTCGAGGGCAGGGTGCGCGGGGAGTTCCTGGAGGACCTGCTGCACGGCACCTACGGTGACGAGGCCGCCGCGCAGCGCCGCGCCCGCCACCTCGGCTACCCCCTCCACGGCCACCACATCGTGATGCTCGTCGACATCGACGACTTCCGCGGTTTCAACCGTGCGCGCCAGATCTCGGAGGAGGCGATCCAGGCGCTCAAGCGCGAGTTCCTACGCCGGGTCACCGGCGTGGTGCGGACGAGCTATCCACGGGCCCTCGTCCAGGGGCGTTCCGACAGCGTCGTCTCACTGCTCCCGCTGGGCACCGAGGGCGGCAACCACCAGGCGCGCGGGCACGCGCTCGGCCTGCAGGTCAAGCAGTCGATCGCCGACTGGAAACCGGGGTTCACGGTCTCCGTCGGCTTCAGCGGGCCGGCGGAAGCGCCGGCCGGCATCGCCAGCGCGCAGCGCGAGGTCATAGCCGTCATGGACTCGCTGGCCCGATTCAAGCGCTGGGGCCAGGTCATCGCCGTCCCCGAGCTGGGCCTCACCGGCCTGCTGGCGGCGGTCACCGACGAGCGCCTCATCGACTACAGCCGCCGTCATCTGGGGCCGCTGATGGAGCACGACACGGCGCGCAAGGGCAGCCTGGTGCCCACTTTGCGGGCCTACCTGGAGACGGGGGAGCAGCAGCAGGCGGCGCAGCGCCTGCGAGTCCACCCCAACACGCTGCGCTACCGCCTCGACCGCATCCGTGAGATCAGCGGCGTCGATCTGGAGGACCCCGAAACGCGCCTCAACCTGGCCGTCGCGCTCCGCGTCCAGGCTCTGTTGGGGTTCTGA